The nucleotide window CACACGCCTcctgatacgatatcatcatgaTACTCATACCACAATACgatatttttacaattttaaacatattgcaatattctgcgatatatcgCAATTTATGACCCTTTTTCCAACATCtaattttttcccaatttcaaataatgtcccaaaaaaggaaactttttcaacatctgttttatctaaaaagatacatttctctgtttgttcatatcacttcaattttattgctgcaaaatggcattgtcaagcagacaaactgaccaacacatatgtaataaaagatcgataggctacttggcgcctgtgtatcgatatagtattgccactgaaaatattgcgatactatgctgtgtTGATTTTTCTCCCCACCCCTAGTATATGTAGTAAATTCAAAACAATAGCCAAACTAGCCATTTACATAGAACAGAAACACCAACTGCATCATAATTCTTAAAAATACTAACTTTTAGCTTATTGCTGGTCAAGTATGTGTCCTTCCAACATCACATTAAGGACAACTAGTGTCTCACTGACACAGCGCAGTTCATCCCAGTTGATGATAAACTCACCTTATAGTTACCAAAGCAGCTTCCTCCAGGCAGGGTGACATAGCAGACGTATGGAGGACCAGGGGACGGTGCAGACTCGTACAGCAGCAAGCTCTCTGTCGGGATGGCTGCAGAACCATCTGACTCACTGGAGGAACCCTTTAACTGACCTGTCTGCCTCTGCTCCCAGAAGTTATGGAGCATGGCCACTACATTCACTGCACACAAGTGGACACATTTCATCAATCAtgattaactttttttaatatgtaaaatataCTGATAACTTTCCTAAAAGGTTTATTCTAGTATCATACTGGGTAAACCTGTGAGAAtgtgtacattttaacataaatataCAAGTCGGACCTCTGTAAATCAGCATTCCCAGACAGTGTTTATTTAAGCAGGATTAGGAACTGTACGTGCCACCCCATAACTTCTACAAATCAACATTTTGTAACCCTTTTCTAACCCTAAAATTGGTTTAAAAGTTTCCTGTGTTCGTCACTGTTTGCTCAACTATTTACTGCATCTCAGTCTATAGCAGCGGGGATAAGTTGACTGACTCTTGGAAGAATACTTTGCAGGAAATGTAACAAAATTAAGcctgtttttttatcatttacaaCAGTGGTTAATACAGTTGCAACAATTGTAGCAATCAGATTCAGATATCTAAAACAAAGATGTGTCTACTTCCTGTCTAACTAAGTTTCTCACAAAGCTTCTCCGTTACTCACAGTCTTTGGGCCTGGTGTCGGTCTCACTCTGAGACAGGTATGACATGATGCTGTCCTCTACTTCCACTTTACTCATCTTTCCTTCCACAGGTGCATCAAACACAATCAGTCCACTTGTCACATCAAAATGGTCCATCAAAACAGTAAACATGACCCTATAAATGAGCAACCAGCCCCGCCATCCCAGCTCCGGATGGGAACATCATAAGGAATAAGTTCAAAATCTGAAATACCCTCCactccctctccctttctcccctcctcctcctctcctgtgtGAGGATCCCACCAGGGTTTCTCTTTTGAAGCGGACCACCTTTGTCACCCTCGCTGCCAATTAGCTCAGAGGGCCCCTCActctttccacacacacacacacacacacacacacacacacacacaacacacacacacacacacacacacacacacacacacacacatagaggtGGCTAGCTGGAATGCTGAGCCCCTCCCTTTGGGCCGTGAAACTGGCTAATCCCTGAACAGAGCTGGGCAGCTAAACCTCCACAGACCTCCACAAAATTGCCAAGTTGAACCACAGATGGCACAATGTACCACGTTGAGAAACAGGAAATACATAAGTTGTCTGTGGAAAGGTATATTACTGGATGCTTCCTTTATTTGATATACCTTCAGTGACCAGCATGTTAGGGACAATTCTACCAAACATGTAGTGTCTAAGATGTGTGGGATTGGTATACTTTTGACTTCACACACTAATTTGAGCCCACAGAGGCCAGGGTCTCTGAGCTCCATTCACCCGCTTCAATATGAATGGCCATTGTTCAGGTCTGAATTCACCCGTTCTCTGAAAGCCTCTTACATATAAATGAACCAAATTCTCAGAAAGTTGTGGTTTCTTAGCTCCAAAGtcctctgctttctcatctGTTACATGTCATGCCTCAGTTGACTCAGGACAGAGCGAAAGGATATGCGTGTGTATTTCATGCTGAATGTATTGGTGTGTTTTGGAGCATGTTATGTTTGCACATGCTTGTGTCACTTTACTTTTTGATTGGTTGCTGGGAGGGTGGAGGTAGCTGTCTATTCAAACCACCATAATAGTTGGGAGACCATTGAATCACAGGAGTTTAGCATAAAATGAAAGCGCTCTATGAACTTGCATTCTGTTTGATTCTTAAATCCACATCAGTCACTGTCAGCAATGCACCCAGAATGAACTTGAAACTACAATAATGGCAacacttattgtttttttgtagccATCTTTGAAGTTGATTTGCGACTATCAACTTAAAAGAATGTGCTCACTTGAATAGCAAACATGTAAAGCACAGGTGCATATAATGTCCTGACAAACAAATGTTCATTTTACTTACTTTAATTTTAAACCATTCTtttgattaaacagagaaaaacacacattttgagtAATGTTTAAAATGGTTTAATTATCAAACACACAGGTTTATTATAAGTAGTTGATATTTACAATAGACTGGATGTTGATCTTGATAGTTCACTACTGCTGCTGAATACAGTTTGTTTTCCCTCTTCTCTCATGTATTTTCCATAACAGTAAGGCACAGTTGAGTTGTTTTTCATCAACTATCATTTCAGACAGAGCAGAGGAACAAAGCAGCATACGTGTTaaccatacaaaaaaaaatgttgacatgaATTCAGTCCATCTCTGCAGTCCCATTTATCCCCAGAAAGAGGCGGTCTCCATACTAGATTTGATGTTATCTCGGTTTTCTCTCCTGGATTTGGTCACCAAGTTGGCTTCTCCCTTCTGCAGACGTCTCCTCTGTGCTGTCTTCTGTTGTTTGGTGAGCTGCCTCCGCACCTTCTGACGGACTACCTCCTGCAGACAGCAAAACGACAGCAGGTTACTACAGATGAATGCACGCATTCATAACAGGCTGACAATTACAGCAAGGCAGACATAACAGTATCTTGATGTGTCTGCTACAAAACGCCCATCACATTCTTTGATAACCTGCAACACAATGTTAAAGCTCTTTAGCAACATCTACAGGACATTTCAATTTTAGTCAAAACGGTGTAATAGGATTGCTACAATGTCTGGTAAAACACCCAAACTTCCAAGTGATCATCTCAGTCAgagtatttgtattttgtaacgGTACTGTATTAGTGTCCTTCACTCTCGCATTGACCCTTGTATAATACATTAACTgcaaacagctgtgtgtttgtgttttacttaCTGGTGGTATTGTAGAGCAGCTCCCTATACTGCCCATTGTAACCTCACTGTCCGTCCTCATCCTCCTGTGTTCTGCCATATGTAGAAGACTGTCTGAGTCCCTGCAGTAGAAAACACAAATCAATTGCTATTATGGGACATTTTacagcaaaaataaacaaaacataaattcaGCCTTGGGGTGtaatttgcatgtttttaacCAACCGGCTTAATTTGACACAAGTGATGCTATATTTTAGTCAAATGTCTCTGAAATGTTTAGACCATTTCTGAAGATACCAGGCACTTGTATTCACAGACCTAGAATTATTTGTTGAATCTGTACCACAGTTACAGGTGGTTATGTTAACTTTCCATCATTGTTACCTGAAGGGTTTGAACTCTTTGTTGGAGGCGGAAAGGTCTTCTAACTCTGGACACTCATCCTCTGCCTCATTCAACTCTTTCTCTAAGTCCCCCTCTTCATCCCTTCTAGGAGTAGATGTCTcagttcctttttgtttttcccccttttcacTCTTATTCTCCTTATCTTGTATGTCTGGATGAGAGTCGCTGACTTTCAGACCTTCCAGTTCCAGCATTGCATGCTTATATTCCTCCATGTCCacactctcttcttctttttctacctCCTCGTCTGTCGTCTCTTCATCATCACCCTCCTCTTCGTCCTCTTCCTCAGGTCCAGCTGGGTGTAGCAACGCAGCATCTCTCTCCAGATCCTTGGTGAAGCCACTAGCTGAGACTTCGACATCTAGAGAATAAGACCGCCTGTAGGAataaacagtgaaaacaaatcaggtttttaaatgaatgtagaaAAGACAATTACCAATGCATAATATACTTTTTTCTTAATATTGGGACAAATGTTGAATGAAGTACAAGTAAATAAAATCAAGTTCCATTTCACATAGCagacaacaaaagacattttggtCAGGGTCACTAAAAAAAAGCTTACAGacatctaaaacacatttttattgtatttgaaGAAGTTTTGGAGCAAATGAATCATGAATAGGAACAGTTACCTGATATCTTTGAAGGTTGGGAAGACTGCGCTCTCGTAATTGTATCGTTTGGCAAAGAAATCTTTGATACATTTGACATCTCTGTCAAAATACCTATGAAACACAGTCAGGTAAAGGGAATAAGGGatacatctttttgttttgttttattcattcattttaggttcttattcatttttttaacggAGACACCAACCATTCAGCATTAGGATGCGAGGTGGACACCATTTGAGGGAAGTCAATCATAGTTATGTGGTCCTGGTCATCCAGCATGAGGTTGAACTCGTTGAAGTCTCCATGAATCAGGCCGTGATTGGCCAGTTTGACTATGAGCTCCATGAACTCATTGTACAGTGCAGGTGGATCCTGCAGCTCATGCACCTGATACCTGGaagatgtcacacacacaataaacacaaattaTATAAGGAGCAGAGAGTAGGAAAGTGTGCTATTGGTATTGTATTATATAAAGCAAGCAAGAAGGATGGCTTGTTTACATACAGTGGATATCCATTGATGAACTCCATCACAACAGCATGTCTGTTATAGTCCACAGGTTTGGGAACAGGAAAGCCCCGATCATACAACGCCTGAAAAGTAGGAGATGACTCAAAAGATGCCCCAGACAAAACTGGATTCCTATTGCCCATCTTATGAATTGCTGAGGGACACCTTTCTTTCTATACCACATAACTTAAATACGTTGTCCGATTTGTTCCATTACCTTCATGTAGGCAAACTCCTTCATGGCAGAAAGGCGAGAGAGGTAGAGCcaggaaatgttttttctgtgttggtGGTAATCTCTCTTGTTCTTCAGGTTCCTAAAGGAGGTACGACCCAATCTGTGAAGCTTTAGAGCGTACTGCTCGTTGTTTGGGCTCGCcacaatatatatatctacaggATGTGAgcacaaacaaatatttttatgaACATTAAAAGTTTCTGACCTTGATTAAGCAGCTTGGGAACCTGACAGAGAACAGATGTTATTAGATCAACATGCAGAGAATCATTACACAAACTAAGGCCTTTTGAAACACTACAGTTAAATATACATCTCGGCATTTCTTTATGGTTAGgggtaagaagaaaaaaaaaaatcacaacaggGCTGAAAATACTTCAATATTATTTGAAACTTTCTGCATGCGTGTATTTCTCTGAGATGAATCTGCATATACGTATTAAACACTTGACTTTCCTGGTGTGAAGCTTATTATGATATAGCTATACTGTACGTATCAATGGTAACAAACTCGTTTCATGCCATTGATTCTAACCGAATCACGCATGCCAAACAAAAGGTGGCTAtgtgaacgtttttttttcttacctgaCTCTTTGCCCACACCCATCTGATTGCCAACTGAAATGAGCACCTCTCTGGAGCACAAGGTCTTTAAAGCCAAGTAGTCATATCCTCCGTTATTCAGCCTGTAACCTTGCACAGCTGAAATCCACATACACATGCAGCATTAGACGAATAACCTACATGTGCCATTTCTGACAAGACTATTGAGGTTCAGTTAGCAttcatgtgtgttttcttaCTCTTGTTGCGTTCATAGGCCACAAGTTTGTGTTTGACAAGCTCTCTGAGGATCTTGTTGCAGCCGCCGTGTTTGAGGCTAGCGATGGAGGACAGGAGACTCACTGGGACTATCTCATGGTTCTTCATCCCCATCTCAACCTGTGTGAAGGGAAGTTCACATGAAGAAACCAGAATAGATCATTAGAGTGCTGAAATAAACCGACCAAGGCTAGCCTAGCACAGGTCAACTAGCTATATGGCACTAAGCAGTTAGCTAGCTCAGCAAGTTAGCTCAGCTAGCTAACTCGCTACTTACCGCTGTGAGGACTCGGAAGTCATCTCGAGATAAGTATCTCAAAACCACGACATTCAGCTTCCCCATGTTTTCAACCGAATAACAGTTAGCGAGTGTGTGTTTAGAATATTATTACTGGTACTCAGTGCTCCACATTTTTAGTATACACACGTGCAAAGCGGAAGTACGGGGAACGGAAACGGTCACTTCATTCTACGTTCTACATTCGACGCACTATACGTAACTAAGACACGGTAATACAACACGCAAGAGTTTACTCAACATACGTTAACAATGTTTCAgcgtaaataataataataataaaaatgaaattgaataataaaacaacagaTATCATTAGCATTAACATCACATGAGCATGGATGCATAAAAAAGGCTCTGAAAGGAGATGTTTACTACCACCTAGTGGTAAAGTGGTGAAAGTCAGGAGACACACACGGGTGCACATCCTGTAAGGaccatatattaatattagtattaacagtctatggtaaGGACGCGCTCTGTTTACATGTGGTCAAGGAACATAGacatatttctatttttacttaATGTCATTCTAAAAACTATTCCACAGcctacagattttttttaacctgttttCAAACTTCAAAAATATTTCTCCAGCACTTTATAAGGCTTAAATGTTTTGCATCTGTAAGCTTTGAGTGGCACTTTAATTTCACTTTTGGATTGCATTATGGGACAACATTAGGCTACTGACTTTTTGAGTAGACTTAATTTAGCTACTTTTTCAGTGTCAAAACCAAAACGTTCTTAACATTATTGTGTAGCATGGAACTGAGATACagctgcaactagacctcttcTCAATCTACCTCACTCTCTCCATGTTGCATCTGTTAGGGCGGGACGACATACACTTGTAATGTTAGTGGTGACATTAGGTTGTTCCCTGCATAGCTTCAGTCAACTTCAACCTTTGCAGAGGTCTAATCAGATCTGTGTGGATgtgcagattttttatttaaaaaataaataggaaaTAGTCCTTTGttacagaagacattttgacaaatAGCAGGCCTTCAGGCACTCATGAATAGAACAGGACCACTGTTAATGTCATTGGTGACACTTTTGTTCTACTATCAGACGTCAAAATGTCTTCCATGAAAAAGGCTTATTGATGCCAATGAGTTGTGGAGTGTATaggatacaaatatttggtggtGTGGACTGGATGTTTTGAGTGTGTTCtaaaatttgtatttgttgtggATGTGTTTGGTGTTGTTTATTTGATGGTTGGTTGATCTATTGACTTTTGTGTAGTTATAGTGTGTTTTGTAGTCATTATAGATCAGCAGTGCTGTGACTGCAAGAGAAGTTTCCCCTCAGGGGCAATAAAGTATCTCATATGGTAtcataaaatgaaagaaatagtGAAGCTACTGGAAACACTGCATGATCCCAGTCAAATGTgaaggtgtggtgtgtgtgtgtctgtgtgtgtgtgttttatgtgtctgttTGTAAGGGAAAAGATGTTTAACAAAGATTTACCAAAGGTTACCATAGTAGTTGGATTTCGTGCATTCCATGGGCAGGTAGGTTCTGAAcagagtgcgtgtgtgtgtgttgtgtgtgtgtgtgtgtgtgtttactcagGACTGCCCTGTGAATGACACCATTCTGTTCTGCTGccagtaccacacacacacacacacacacacacacacacacacacacacacacacacacacacacacacacacgtcacagtGAGCTCTCTTCCACAGGCTGTGTTGACTCAGTGGAATTCCTCCACTGGTTTATTTAACATTCTGCAGTTCAGCAAGTGACTGTGTCCAAAGAGAGGCCCggcatattgtgtgtgtgtgtgtgtgtgtgtgtgtgtgtgtgtgtgtttgtgtgcacacaaTTTAAGAGAGGTATTTTACTGACCTTAATATAATATTACTGAAGACCCTCAATTGTAATTGGCTTTTTTATGAGTAATAACATTATTCAAAAACATTGTAAGTGTTTTACCCAAGACAAATGCACAAGTCTGCAGATAGCAGGAGTTAGACAAtgagctttgtgtgtgttaccAGGGCCGGATTAGTACCCCCAGGGGCCCCTGGGCACAGAAGCTCATGGGCCCCCCTCCACCCCATAACACCCACGCCCTGCAAAGGAGGTGATAAAAAATCTATTGACAACCAGCAAACTGCAGGCAGCTGATAGAACCTTCGCCCCACCAgacagactacacacacacacacacacacacacacacacacacacacacacacaaacacacacaaagatactAAGGCCCACCAGGTGTGTGATTTTACATGCCTTTCCAGTTCAATGAACCAAGTACTGCCATCTGACTCACACATTACAAGAAAATGTTACAATGAATTAAATCATACCAAAGCATTGTATGGCTCAAGACTATGGCAATATAGTATTCATTAAAATCACCCAAGCAGAAAGCACAATAGTAATTCTGTGTGATTGACTGAAGATACAACAATGTcatcacacaacacagctgAGGGCAGGTTACAAAATAACTGTCACTAAGTCAGCTGGCAACTTCACAAACTGCAAAAGCCAACATGTACTGCACTTGACAACTAGCTAAGTCTCACACAGGCCTAAAGCAGCATCACAAAATAATGATGCAATACATGTCTGATATGCATGGCATTTCAGTAAACTAAACAAAATATGTACATTATCTGGTCACATGGTCACAACACATTATATTAGCCTACTCAATTTACATATAGCATAATAACTCTGTTGATGCCATCCTATAAGCCTCCGTATGGATGGCATGGTGTTCACAACGCGTAGAAAAGGATCTTGAGTCCAGGCATTGATTGTCTTTGGGTGGTGTTCCCGTTTGttataaaagtagaaaatatGAGTATTTCACTCAAAATAGTACTTCACCCAGTGTGGCTGATAAATAATGTGCGGTGGCTTGCTGTCAGTGGAGTGGGCACTCACAATATTGATTGCCACACCCGTGAATGTACCTTGTGCTCAGTGAGGTAACACACCTAGTGCAATACTACCCCAAgtggctaaaataaataactaaattaaccTGACTAAAAAAGTGGATACAAATGGCTTCTACAAGctcttaaatttaaaaattcttctttcttatctttttctttGCAAAGTCACAGATCAAATCCTCAAAGTCCAACTCCCTCACCAGCTCATTAAACCCTACAAATATGTTGCTGTGTTTTGGGAGCACTTTACAGGCAAAGCAATACATGTCTTTGGTGGACAGTAAATATAGAATCCACTCCCGTGGTACCGTTTCAACATTGTGAAGGTGTTGGGTCAGGGCTGGATATTTAGCTGCCCGATTCTGAAAGACTATATCCCTCTGAGTATATGCTCCTCCCGGACAGCCTCTGTAGTCGGTCCCCATAGTTCACGGTCTTCTGAGATGATGGTACCTGAGGTGCCATTACCTTGTTCTGTTACGTCTTTTTCCACAACAACTTTgctaaagttaacgttagctaccatTATCTGTGGCTGAGCGTAGCTGGTAGAAGGCAGCGATTCTTCCAGACAAACGATGGCTAGCTCCTCGacatcctcctcttcatcaatTTGATTCCCAACTCTTTTAAAAAAGCTATTTATTCATGGGACATTCTTTAATAGCAGCCGCTTCTTTCGCTTCCTTTTCCCAATTTGACCACGGATCGGTTACAAATTTGGTAACCAATCCAGTCCTGTCCAGTCATCCAACTGACATGTAAAACACTCAATCACAAGACTTCACTTTTTGtaaacaactttattttattctgATTGGATAATTATTACAACTTTGGTTGGGGCCGTGTGCGCATGGGCCCATTGGGTAATCCGGGCTTGTGtgtcacgtcaccttttggtattacCTCAGCTCGCTTGAAACCTCGACTGAGAGGGTACTAAAAAAGGACCTattaccagggacttttttgtaatggaaaccCCAAAAAGGCGAGTCGA belongs to Etheostoma spectabile isolate EspeVRDwgs_2016 chromosome 5, UIUC_Espe_1.0, whole genome shotgun sequence and includes:
- the riok2 gene encoding serine/threonine-protein kinase RIO2 — encoded protein: MGKLNVVVLRYLSRDDFRVLTAVEMGMKNHEIVPVSLLSSIASLKHGGCNKILRELVKHKLVAYERNKTVQGYRLNNGGYDYLALKTLCSREVLISVGNQMGVGKESDIYIVASPNNEQYALKLHRLGRTSFRNLKNKRDYHQHRKNISWLYLSRLSAMKEFAYMKALYDRGFPVPKPVDYNRHAVVMEFINGYPLYQVHELQDPPALYNEFMELIVKLANHGLIHGDFNEFNLMLDDQDHITMIDFPQMVSTSHPNAEWYFDRDVKCIKDFFAKRYNYESAVFPTFKDIRRSYSLDVEVSASGFTKDLERDAALLHPAGPEEEDEEEGDDEETTDEEVEKEEESVDMEEYKHAMLELEGLKVSDSHPDIQDKENKSEKGEKQKGTETSTPRRDEEGDLEKELNEAEDECPELEDLSASNKEFKPFRDSDSLLHMAEHRRMRTDSEVTMGSIGSCSTIPPEVVRQKVRRQLTKQQKTAQRRRLQKGEANLVTKSRRENRDNIKSSMETASFWG